The following proteins are encoded in a genomic region of Chryseobacterium cucumeris:
- a CDS encoding DUF2062 domain-containing protein, which yields MLLAEVQDAISEKKICVLIPTYNNEKTLKRVIDGVLNYTGSIIVVDDGSTDSTPQILAQYPQITVISLPENKGKGNGLKTGFRAAKKSGYDYAITIDSDGQHYPDDIPVFVEALLQEKEDVLLIGNRNMSQDGIPKKSSFGNRFSNFWFWFETGIRLEDTQSGYRLYPLHKIPKKYFTPKFEFEIEIIVRTAWRHVPVKNVPIKVLYDPAERVSHFRPFKDFTRISILNTILVTITLLYIIPRNFVNNFKKKSFKRFIQEDVLESDGSNRTKAFSIALGVFIGLSPFWGFQTLLVISLSVLFKLNKVLAFVASNVSLPPFIPFIIAASLFLGAPFVSGNSDILSQDLNFELIKNNLLQYVIGSFILSTTLSVIAGITSFLFLNKVSPENN from the coding sequence GGAAGTATTATTGTGGTTGATGATGGTTCTACAGATTCCACGCCTCAGATCCTTGCTCAATATCCTCAGATCACTGTAATTTCCTTACCGGAGAATAAAGGGAAAGGAAACGGCCTAAAAACAGGTTTCAGAGCAGCAAAGAAATCAGGATATGATTACGCCATCACCATTGATTCGGATGGGCAGCATTATCCGGATGATATTCCGGTATTTGTAGAAGCTCTTCTTCAGGAAAAAGAAGACGTTCTTCTGATCGGAAACAGAAATATGTCTCAGGATGGCATTCCTAAGAAAAGCAGTTTCGGAAACCGTTTTTCCAATTTCTGGTTTTGGTTTGAAACCGGTATCAGGCTGGAAGATACACAGTCCGGCTACAGACTTTATCCTTTGCATAAAATTCCAAAGAAATATTTTACCCCTAAGTTTGAATTTGAAATTGAAATCATTGTAAGAACTGCCTGGCGACATGTTCCGGTAAAAAATGTTCCGATCAAAGTTTTGTATGATCCGGCAGAGCGGGTTTCGCATTTCAGACCTTTCAAAGATTTTACAAGAATCAGTATTCTGAACACCATACTGGTAACGATTACTCTACTTTATATTATTCCGAGAAATTTCGTGAATAATTTCAAAAAAAAAAGCTTTAAAAGATTCATCCAGGAAGATGTCTTAGAAAGTGACGGAAGTAACCGAACAAAAGCATTTTCCATAGCTTTGGGAGTGTTTATAGGACTTTCTCCTTTCTGGGGATTCCAGACTCTTCTGGTGATCAGTTTATCTGTACTTTTTAAGCTTAATAAAGTCCTTGCATTTGTAGCCTCCAATGTGAGCCTTCCTCCTTTTATCCCTTTTATTATTGCCGCTTCTCTGTTTCTGGGAGCTCCCTTTGTAAGTGGAAACAGCGATATTCTAAGTCAGGATTTAAATTTCGAACTGATCAAGAACAATCTTCTGCAATATGTGATTGGCAGCTTTATCTTAAGCACAACACTTTCGGTCATTGCAGGAATAACCTCTTTTCTGTTTCTGAATAAGGTAAGCCCGGAAAACAATTAA
- a CDS encoding DUF3887 domain-containing protein, with protein sequence MKKLLTLFFIVYFLPAFSQDRKEIGNIFIKALLVDQNIEKAHSYFDSSVAGQIPVEQLKAIPQQLLGQIGGLKKILEVNNEGNTYYYYSEFEKEKLDIQLTFSENNKLLGFFLVPHKIFEKRDEKTTLKIKSDAIELNGTLLIPPSNNKKRLVIFVHGSGPHDRDETIGENKPFKDIAEYLLNNGIASYRYDKRTYSSPEAFTEKSTVEEETVNDAVNAALYFKNSSDYKGYEIVILGHSQGAYMIPKIAEKAQVSKYVFMAGNARALQDLLVEQYEYLHTMDPAKVTVEAVQEIKKQVAFLNSSQFNLHSPASELPLGQSAAYWKYLKDYNQLNEVKKIKAPMFFAQGGRDYQVTEKDFNLWKETLKNDKTAVFKFYPALSHLFIEGSGKPSPKDYEIKGKVDEQFLKDITDFILK encoded by the coding sequence ATGAAAAAACTTTTAACCTTATTCTTTATCGTATATTTTCTGCCAGCTTTTTCTCAGGATAGAAAAGAGATTGGAAATATTTTCATTAAAGCTCTGCTGGTTGATCAAAATATAGAAAAAGCACATTCTTATTTTGATTCTTCCGTAGCGGGACAAATTCCGGTGGAACAGCTCAAAGCGATTCCGCAACAGCTCCTGGGCCAGATTGGAGGATTGAAAAAGATCCTTGAAGTAAATAACGAAGGAAACACCTATTATTACTATTCTGAATTTGAAAAGGAAAAACTGGATATTCAGCTTACTTTCAGTGAGAATAATAAATTGCTGGGTTTCTTCCTGGTTCCTCACAAAATATTTGAAAAAAGAGATGAGAAAACCACATTGAAAATAAAAAGTGATGCTATTGAGCTGAACGGAACATTATTAATTCCACCTTCCAACAATAAAAAGAGGTTGGTTATTTTCGTTCACGGCTCCGGACCTCATGACAGAGATGAAACTATTGGAGAAAACAAGCCGTTTAAAGACATTGCAGAATATCTTTTAAACAACGGAATTGCTTCCTATCGATATGATAAAAGAACATATTCTTCCCCTGAAGCATTCACTGAAAAGTCTACTGTAGAAGAAGAGACCGTCAATGATGCCGTAAACGCAGCTCTTTATTTTAAAAACAGTTCTGATTATAAAGGATATGAGATCGTTATTCTGGGTCATAGCCAGGGAGCGTATATGATTCCAAAAATTGCAGAAAAGGCACAGGTTTCAAAATATGTTTTTATGGCTGGGAATGCAAGAGCGCTGCAGGATCTTCTTGTTGAGCAATATGAATATCTTCATACGATGGATCCGGCTAAAGTTACAGTCGAAGCTGTTCAGGAAATTAAAAAGCAGGTTGCTTTTTTAAACTCATCCCAATTTAACTTACATTCTCCTGCATCAGAGCTTCCTTTGGGCCAGTCTGCCGCATATTGGAAGTATTTGAAGGATTATAATCAGCTTAACGAAGTTAAAAAAATCAAAGCTCCGATGTTTTTCGCACAGGGAGGAAGAGATTATCAGGTGACTGAAAAAGATTTTAATCTTTGGAAAGAAACATTGAAAAATGATAAAACAGCTGTTTTTAAATTTTATCCTGCATTAAGTCACTTATTTATTGAAGGTTCCGGAAAACCATCTCCAAAAGATTATGAAATAAAAGGAAAAGTGGATGAACAGTTTTTGAAAGACATTACAGATTTTATTCTGAAATAA
- a CDS encoding C45 family autoproteolytic acyltransferase/hydolase, producing the protein MKKTKTIYTSVQRTFLYLTLCFFFISCGISKSIRHIPEVKQYALEVPKITRINDSTFSYNQNYLTKNKQQLWELYIKGNPLQLGYNNGALTQSLMQKQESIFFSKVESFVPSKFRQRILRGFLKWYNRKMYLNVREDYQAELYGLSQYSSDQYDFIAPKYLRSLYLHGAHDIGHAMQDLAMVGCTSLAVWNENTEDGDLLIGRNFDFYVGDDFSRNKLVEFVQPDEGIPYMSVSWPGMIGVVSGMNKEGITVTINAGKSKIPLTAKTPISLVTREILQYAKNIEEAIAIAKKRKVFVSESILVGSAADKNAVIIEVSPKNFGVYSVQNTSRVLCTNHFQSEAYKDDKRNQKHIEESHSEYRYERLQELLQEEKKITPEKMASILRNRSGLKDESIGYGNEKALNQLLAHHAVIFSPQKKLVWVSSNPYQLGEFVCYDLNKIFSDKGLQPDDLSKSGLNIPRDPFADSEEFQNYELSKMYGKEISEAAGNKNTLLTDDVIHSYQAMNPDFWLIYYQSGKYYFSKKEYSKAKMEFEKALTKVITTVPDRKNVEKYLKKTLKKLK; encoded by the coding sequence GTGAAAAAAACTAAAACCATTTATACATCCGTTCAAAGAACCTTTCTTTATCTCACTCTTTGTTTTTTCTTCATATCCTGCGGAATATCAAAATCTATCCGGCATATTCCTGAGGTAAAACAATATGCTCTGGAGGTTCCAAAAATTACCAGAATCAACGACAGCACTTTCAGCTATAATCAGAATTATCTTACCAAAAATAAACAACAGCTCTGGGAACTTTATATTAAAGGAAATCCTTTACAATTAGGATATAATAATGGAGCATTGACACAAAGCCTAATGCAGAAGCAGGAAAGCATTTTCTTTTCAAAAGTGGAAAGTTTTGTCCCTTCAAAATTCAGACAAAGGATATTAAGGGGCTTTTTAAAATGGTATAACAGAAAAATGTACCTCAATGTAAGAGAAGATTATCAGGCAGAATTATATGGTTTGTCACAATATTCCTCGGATCAGTATGATTTTATTGCTCCCAAATATTTAAGAAGCCTTTATCTGCACGGAGCTCATGATATAGGACATGCGATGCAGGATCTGGCCATGGTGGGCTGTACTTCTCTTGCCGTATGGAACGAAAACACCGAAGATGGGGATTTGCTGATCGGAAGAAATTTTGATTTTTATGTAGGCGATGATTTTTCAAGGAACAAGCTGGTAGAATTTGTTCAGCCAGATGAAGGAATTCCTTACATGTCGGTAAGCTGGCCGGGAATGATTGGTGTGGTTTCAGGAATGAATAAGGAAGGAATTACAGTAACCATTAATGCGGGGAAATCAAAAATTCCTTTAACAGCCAAAACCCCGATTTCCCTTGTTACAAGAGAAATTCTGCAGTATGCTAAAAATATAGAAGAAGCCATTGCGATTGCTAAAAAAAGAAAAGTATTTGTTTCGGAATCTATTCTGGTGGGAAGCGCTGCAGACAAAAATGCGGTAATCATTGAAGTTTCGCCTAAGAATTTCGGTGTATATAGCGTGCAGAATACCAGCAGAGTTCTTTGTACCAATCATTTTCAGTCGGAAGCTTATAAAGATGACAAAAGAAATCAGAAACATATTGAGGAAAGCCATTCTGAATACCGTTATGAAAGGCTTCAGGAGCTTTTGCAGGAAGAAAAGAAAATAACACCGGAAAAGATGGCTTCCATTTTAAGGAACAGATCCGGTTTAAAAGATGAAAGCATCGGTTACGGTAATGAAAAAGCACTCAATCAGCTGCTAGCTCACCATGCTGTTATATTTTCGCCACAGAAAAAACTGGTTTGGGTTTCTTCCAATCCGTATCAGCTGGGAGAATTTGTTTGCTATGATCTGAACAAAATCTTTTCAGACAAAGGATTGCAGCCTGATGACCTTTCAAAATCAGGTTTAAATATTCCAAGAGATCCATTTGCGGATTCTGAAGAATTTCAAAACTATGAGTTGTCTAAAATGTACGGGAAAGAAATCAGTGAGGCTGCTGGCAATAAAAATACACTGCTGACGGATGATGTTATTCATTCCTATCAGGCTATGAACCCCGATTTCTGGCTGATCTATTATCAATCCGGAAAATACTATTTTAGCAAAAAAGAATATTCAAAGGCAAAAATGGAGTTTGAAAAAGCGCTGACTAAAGTAATTACGACGGTTCCGGATAGAAAGAATGTAGAAAAATACCTGAAGAAAACTTTAAAGAAACTGAAATGA
- a CDS encoding phytoene desaturase family protein, with protein sequence MKKAYDILVIGSGLGGLVSALILAKEGLKVCVLEKNNQYGGNLQTFSRNKLIFDTGVHYLGGLSKGQNLNQFFSYLEIMDDLELQLMDEDGYDRISFGDDEIEYPHAQGYQNFVEQLSKYFPEEKENLENYCEEIQYVCSQFPRYHVVGKDSYNEEILHLNTKRFIESVTQNKKLQSVLLGSNFLYAGDSENVPFYVHALTVNSYIQSAYKCVKGGSQISKLLIRKLREYGAEVHKHSEVSEFVFNENNTLTSVKTKAGKEYEAKQFISNIEIRSTIKLIGEERLKKSFLNRVLSWKPVSSCFSIYLVLKPHSLPNFNYNRYHYSSEDQVWNASQYQKESWPETYMLSSTPSKHHPEFAESLTAISYMDFDEVKEWENTFNTVADEHERGETYERFKLEKTEKMLDALEKKIPNIRHAVKTLYTSSPLSYRDYIGNFEGNMYGYMKSSENPLKTMVSPRTKIDNLFLTGQSVNMHGILGVTIGAFNTCAEIIGKETIDMRLTQMINKN encoded by the coding sequence TTGAAGAAAGCATACGACATACTTGTAATCGGCAGTGGATTGGGAGGTCTTGTTTCGGCTCTTATTTTGGCGAAAGAAGGTCTGAAAGTATGTGTTCTCGAGAAAAATAACCAATATGGCGGAAATCTTCAGACTTTTTCAAGGAATAAGCTTATTTTCGATACAGGAGTCCACTATCTGGGAGGTTTATCCAAAGGGCAAAACCTGAATCAGTTTTTTTCCTATCTGGAAATCATGGATGACCTTGAACTTCAGTTGATGGATGAAGATGGCTATGACAGAATCAGTTTCGGTGATGATGAAATAGAATATCCTCATGCACAGGGCTATCAGAATTTTGTTGAACAGCTTTCAAAATATTTCCCCGAAGAAAAAGAAAACCTTGAAAACTACTGTGAAGAAATTCAATATGTATGCAGCCAGTTTCCAAGATATCATGTAGTAGGAAAGGACAGTTACAACGAAGAAATCCTGCACCTCAATACTAAAAGATTCATTGAGTCTGTTACCCAGAATAAAAAATTGCAGTCAGTTTTACTGGGTTCCAACTTTTTATATGCCGGAGACTCGGAGAATGTTCCCTTTTATGTACATGCTCTGACGGTAAATTCTTACATTCAAAGTGCTTACAAATGTGTGAAAGGAGGAAGTCAGATTTCTAAACTTTTAATCAGAAAACTCCGGGAATATGGAGCCGAAGTACACAAGCACTCGGAAGTTTCAGAATTTGTTTTTAATGAAAATAATACACTGACTTCTGTAAAGACGAAAGCAGGAAAAGAATACGAGGCAAAACAATTTATATCAAATATAGAAATACGCTCCACCATCAAACTGATAGGCGAGGAAAGACTGAAAAAATCCTTTCTGAACAGGGTTTTAAGCTGGAAGCCTGTTTCTTCGTGTTTTAGTATTTATCTGGTTTTAAAACCTCACAGTCTTCCGAATTTCAATTACAACAGATACCACTATTCATCGGAAGATCAGGTCTGGAATGCATCCCAATACCAAAAAGAGTCGTGGCCGGAAACTTATATGCTTTCATCTACCCCTTCAAAACATCATCCTGAATTTGCAGAAAGTCTTACCGCGATTTCTTATATGGATTTTGATGAGGTTAAAGAATGGGAAAATACATTCAATACAGTTGCGGATGAGCATGAAAGAGGAGAAACTTATGAAAGGTTTAAGCTTGAAAAGACTGAGAAAATGCTTGATGCCCTGGAAAAGAAGATTCCCAATATAAGACACGCTGTTAAAACACTCTATACTTCTTCTCCCTTGTCTTACAGGGACTATATTGGTAATTTTGAAGGAAATATGTACGGATATATGAAAAGTTCAGAGAACCCTCTTAAAACAATGGTTTCCCCACGTACGAAAATTGACAATCTTTTTTTGACGGGACAATCCGTGAATATGCATGGCATCTTAGGTGTTACGATCGGAGCCTTTAATACCTGTGCCGAGATTATTGGAAAAGAAACGATAGACATGCGGTTGACACAAATGATTAATAAAAACTAA
- a CDS encoding lipid A biosynthesis acyltransferase — MNKWKGKSKGTVLGYRIFVWCIRNIGIRSSYGVLYFVAAYYSLFQKKSNQYILYYFQKRLNYGYWKSKASIFKSYFTFGKVLIDKTAISAGLREKYTYEFDGIENLRNLLAAKKGGVLISAHIGNFEIAEHFFADIDFDCQINLVTTDQEVTVIKEYLESVAVKKSNIKFIYVKEDMSHIFEINQALSNNELICFTGDRYFEGSKYLETELLGKSAKFPAGPFLIASRLGVPVVYVYVMKENNLHYHLYARVAQNIKNRDSQGLLQSYVQNLETMVKKYPLQWFNYFDFWDDVD, encoded by the coding sequence ATGAACAAGTGGAAAGGTAAATCTAAAGGAACAGTACTCGGATACAGAATATTTGTCTGGTGTATTAGAAATATCGGGATCAGAAGTTCATATGGGGTGCTGTATTTTGTAGCCGCTTATTATTCCCTGTTTCAGAAGAAAAGCAATCAATACATTCTTTATTATTTTCAGAAAAGATTGAACTATGGATACTGGAAATCCAAAGCTTCCATCTTTAAAAGCTATTTTACCTTCGGAAAAGTTCTGATTGATAAAACAGCTATTTCAGCAGGACTCAGAGAAAAATATACCTATGAATTTGACGGTATTGAAAACCTCAGAAATCTTTTAGCTGCTAAAAAAGGAGGTGTGCTCATCAGTGCCCATATCGGTAATTTTGAAATTGCAGAACACTTTTTTGCAGATATCGACTTCGACTGCCAGATCAATCTGGTAACCACAGATCAGGAAGTGACCGTGATCAAGGAATATCTGGAAAGTGTTGCGGTAAAAAAGAGTAATATTAAGTTTATTTACGTGAAGGAGGACATGTCTCATATCTTTGAGATCAATCAGGCTTTGTCTAATAATGAACTCATCTGCTTTACCGGAGACCGTTATTTTGAAGGTTCCAAATATCTGGAAACAGAACTGCTGGGTAAAAGTGCAAAATTTCCGGCCGGCCCGTTTTTGATCGCCTCAAGGTTAGGCGTTCCCGTAGTATATGTCTATGTGATGAAGGAGAATAATCTTCATTACCATCTGTACGCAAGAGTGGCACAGAATATCAAAAACCGTGATTCACAGGGACTTTTACAGTCTTATGTTCAGAATCTTGAAACCATGGTGAAAAAATACCCGCTTCAATGGTTTAATTATTTTGATTTTTGGGATGATGTTGATTAA
- a CDS encoding acyl carrier protein — protein sequence MEREKIVAIVNDFLVNEFEVDGDEISNDANLKNTLGLDSLDYIDMVVVIESNFGVKLGEADFKKMVTFDDFYTTIEHKIAEKNV from the coding sequence ATGGAAAGGGAAAAAATTGTTGCTATTGTTAATGATTTTCTTGTCAACGAATTCGAGGTAGACGGAGACGAAATCAGTAACGATGCCAACCTTAAAAATACACTGGGCTTAGACAGCTTAGATTATATCGACATGGTAGTCGTGATCGAATCCAATTTCGGCGTGAAATTAGGAGAAGCAGATTTCAAAAAAATGGTGACATTTGATGATTTCTATACAACGATTGAACATAAGATTGCTGAAAAAAACGTGTAG
- a CDS encoding beta-ketoacyl-[acyl-carrier-protein] synthase family protein: MENRVVITGMGIYSCIGTSLEEVRESLYQGKSGIVLDQDRKEFGFRSGLTGVVPKPDLKNLLNRRQRISMGEESEYAYLATLDALKQANLDEEFLEAHEVGILYGNDSVSQAVVESIDIAREKKDTTLMGSGAIFKSMNSTVTMNLSTIFKLKGINLTISAACASGSHSLGLAYMMIKNGFQDMIICGGAQETNKYSMASFDGLGVFSAREDEPAKASRPFDAERDGLIPSGGAASLIVESLESAQRRGAPIIAEIIGYGFSSNGGHISTPNVDGPALAMDRALKQSGLKASDIDYINAHATSTPIGDANEAKAIYEIFGSEVPVSSTKSMTGHECWMAGASEVIYSILMMQNDFVAPNINLENPDNEAQKINLVAKTKNQKIDVFLSNSFGFGGTNSALIVKKFD; this comes from the coding sequence ATGGAAAATAGGGTTGTAATTACCGGAATGGGAATTTATTCCTGCATCGGGACGTCTTTAGAAGAGGTCAGGGAATCCCTATATCAAGGAAAATCCGGTATTGTTTTAGATCAGGACAGAAAAGAATTTGGTTTCAGGTCTGGCCTCACAGGAGTAGTTCCGAAGCCTGATCTTAAAAATCTTTTAAACAGACGCCAGCGTATCAGTATGGGAGAAGAAAGCGAATATGCTTATCTTGCTACCCTGGATGCTTTAAAACAGGCGAATCTGGATGAAGAATTCTTAGAGGCTCATGAAGTGGGGATCTTGTACGGAAATGACAGTGTTTCCCAGGCAGTCGTAGAATCTATCGATATTGCAAGGGAAAAGAAAGATACAACATTGATGGGATCGGGAGCGATTTTCAAATCAATGAACTCAACAGTAACGATGAACCTTTCAACGATTTTTAAGCTGAAAGGGATTAATCTTACCATCAGTGCAGCATGTGCAAGCGGTTCTCATTCTTTAGGGCTGGCTTATATGATGATTAAAAATGGTTTCCAGGATATGATTATCTGCGGCGGAGCTCAGGAAACCAACAAATATTCCATGGCGAGCTTTGACGGATTGGGAGTGTTCTCAGCCAGAGAAGATGAGCCTGCAAAAGCATCAAGACCTTTCGATGCAGAAAGAGACGGATTGATTCCAAGTGGCGGAGCAGCCAGTCTGATTGTTGAAAGTTTGGAATCTGCCCAAAGAAGAGGCGCTCCGATTATTGCTGAAATTATCGGATATGGTTTTTCTTCCAACGGAGGTCATATTTCAACTCCTAATGTAGATGGGCCGGCTTTGGCAATGGACAGAGCCTTAAAACAGTCAGGATTAAAAGCTTCAGACATCGATTATATCAATGCTCACGCAACTTCTACTCCAATTGGTGATGCGAACGAAGCGAAAGCCATTTATGAGATTTTCGGCAGTGAAGTTCCGGTAAGTTCTACCAAATCTATGACCGGACACGAGTGCTGGATGGCAGGTGCAAGTGAAGTTATCTACTCCATTCTGATGATGCAGAACGATTTTGTTGCTCCCAATATCAATCTGGAAAACCCTGATAATGAAGCACAAAAGATAAATTTAGTTGCAAAAACAAAAAATCAAAAAATTGATGTATTTTTGTCGAATTCTTTTGGGTTTGGGGGAACCAATTCTGCACTAATAGTTAAAAAATTTGATTAA
- the fabG gene encoding 3-oxoacyl-ACP reductase FabG, which translates to MKCAIVTGGSRGIGRAICIKLAEEKNYHILINYASNETAAKETLAKVEELGSTGEILKFDVGNTEETQAVLTEWQEKNPDAVVEVIVNNAGITRDGLFMWMQKEDWNNVINTSLDGFFNVTNFFIQKLLRNKYGRIINMVSVSGVKGTAGQTNYSAAKGALVGATKALAQEVAKRNVTVNAVAPGFIKTDMTQEFNEDELKAMIPANRFGEAEEVADLVAFLASKKSSYITGEVININGGIYS; encoded by the coding sequence ATGAAATGTGCAATTGTAACAGGTGGCTCCAGAGGAATCGGGAGGGCAATCTGTATAAAACTGGCAGAAGAGAAAAACTATCACATCCTTATCAACTACGCTTCAAATGAAACGGCAGCCAAAGAAACATTGGCTAAAGTGGAAGAATTGGGTTCTACCGGAGAAATTCTTAAATTTGATGTAGGAAACACCGAAGAAACACAAGCTGTTTTAACGGAGTGGCAGGAGAAAAACCCTGATGCAGTGGTGGAAGTGATTGTCAATAATGCCGGAATCACAAGAGACGGCCTTTTTATGTGGATGCAGAAAGAAGACTGGAATAATGTGATCAATACAAGTCTTGATGGTTTCTTCAATGTGACCAATTTCTTTATTCAAAAGCTTCTTCGTAACAAATACGGAAGAATCATCAATATGGTTTCTGTATCCGGAGTAAAAGGAACAGCCGGCCAGACGAATTATTCCGCTGCGAAAGGAGCTTTGGTAGGAGCTACAAAGGCTCTTGCTCAGGAAGTTGCCAAAAGAAATGTTACGGTAAATGCAGTTGCGCCGGGTTTCATCAAAACGGATATGACCCAGGAGTTTAATGAAGATGAGCTTAAAGCAATGATTCCTGCCAACAGATTCGGAGAAGCAGAAGAAGTGGCAGATCTTGTCGCATTTTTAGCATCTAAAAAATCTTCCTACATAACAGGTGAAGTGATTAATATTAACGGAGGAATTTACTCATAA
- the hutH gene encoding histidine ammonia-lyase, which translates to MKINNFLELKDFQKIIIENEKIELDESLLSRVDKSFQFLKEFSKNKVIYGVNTGFGPMAQFKISDEDTHQLQYNLIRSHSSGIGNPLPAEEVKACMLARLNTLSLGNSGVHQSVIYLLQELINRDITPLIFEHGGVGASGDLVQLAHLALVLIGEGEVFYNGERKSTKEVFETEGLEPIKVEIREGLALMNGTSVMSGIGIVNAYKANQLTDISLRLSCAINEIVQAYDDHLSEALNGTKKHYGQQKVAERMRAHLADSKLIRKREEHLYTHFEEQEKVFKEKVQEYYSLRCVPQILGPVLDTLEYTEKVLENEINSANDNPIINVEDQHVYHGGNFHGDYISLEMDKLKIVVTKLTMLAERQLNYLLNAKINEILPPFVNLGKLGFNFGMQGVQFTATSTTAESQMLSNSMYVHSIPNNNDNQDIVSMGTNAAVICRKVIENAFEVLAIEAITIIQAVEYLGFQDKVSSSTKELYDDIRKIIPAFSDDMVMYPYLEEVKKYLKGM; encoded by the coding sequence ATGAAAATAAATAACTTTTTAGAACTGAAAGACTTTCAAAAAATTATCATTGAGAATGAAAAAATAGAACTGGATGAATCACTTTTATCAAGAGTGGATAAAAGTTTTCAGTTTTTAAAAGAGTTTTCAAAAAATAAAGTAATATATGGTGTGAACACCGGTTTTGGGCCCATGGCTCAGTTTAAAATCAGTGATGAAGACACCCACCAGCTTCAGTATAACCTGATCAGAAGCCATTCTTCAGGAATTGGAAATCCTTTACCTGCGGAAGAAGTAAAAGCGTGTATGCTGGCAAGATTGAATACCTTATCTTTAGGGAATTCAGGAGTGCACCAGTCTGTTATTTATCTGCTTCAGGAGCTGATCAACAGAGATATTACCCCATTGATCTTTGAACATGGAGGCGTAGGAGCAAGCGGAGACCTTGTTCAGCTGGCTCACCTGGCTTTGGTATTGATTGGAGAAGGAGAAGTTTTTTACAATGGAGAAAGAAAATCTACCAAAGAAGTTTTTGAAACAGAAGGCTTAGAACCGATCAAAGTAGAGATCCGTGAAGGACTTGCTTTAATGAACGGAACTTCCGTAATGTCAGGAATTGGTATTGTGAATGCTTATAAAGCGAATCAGCTTACTGATATTTCCCTTAGGCTTTCCTGTGCGATCAATGAGATTGTACAGGCTTATGATGATCATTTGTCAGAAGCCTTGAACGGAACTAAGAAACACTACGGTCAACAGAAAGTGGCAGAAAGAATGCGTGCTCACCTGGCAGACAGTAAGTTGATCAGAAAAAGAGAAGAGCATCTTTATACTCATTTTGAAGAGCAGGAAAAAGTATTCAAGGAAAAAGTTCAGGAATATTATTCTTTACGATGTGTTCCTCAGATTTTAGGTCCGGTATTGGATACATTGGAATATACAGAGAAAGTTCTTGAAAATGAGATTAATTCAGCGAATGATAATCCGATTATCAATGTTGAAGACCAGCATGTTTACCATGGAGGAAACTTCCATGGAGATTATATTTCTCTGGAAATGGACAAGCTTAAAATCGTGGTGACAAAACTGACCATGCTTGCAGAAAGACAGTTAAACTACCTTCTGAATGCGAAAATCAATGAAATTTTGCCTCCTTTTGTCAATTTAGGTAAATTAGGTTTCAATTTCGGGATGCAGGGAGTACAGTTTACGGCAACTTCTACTACGGCAGAAAGCCAGATGCTGTCAAATTCTATGTATGTTCACAGTATTCCAAACAATAACGATAATCAGGATATCGTTAGTATGGGAACAAACGCTGCGGTAATTTGCAGAAAAGTCATTGAAAATGCTTTTGAAGTATTGGCGATTGAAGCGATTACCATTATTCAGGCTGTGGAATATCTTGGATTCCAGGATAAGGTTTCATCCTCTACAAAAGAACTGTATGATGATATCAGAAAAATTATTCCTGCTTTCTCAGACGATATGGTCATGTATCCGTATCTGGAGGAAGTAAAGAAATACCTGAAAGGAATGTAA